The Candidatus Obscuribacterales bacterium genome has a segment encoding these proteins:
- a CDS encoding aromatic ring-hydroxylating dioxygenase subunit alpha, translating into MSPNFTYSTQMSSFVAPPVNDETSAKQDVLPVGLTYVDHMWYFALSGKALKPGKMTAKVMLGQPILIGRDRDGKVFAMKDICPHQAVPLSKGRFDGCEVECCFHGWKFDTEGVCTEIPSLVEGQSINLCKIATQAYPCREVQGNIWVYFGKHKENTPEVPSAPGLDGISYDQTTTTLYLPTHIDYAAAALIDTAHVPYVHNAWWWRSARVLKEKTKTYVPEGTGWTMVRHKPSKHSMIFKLIGDYIETEISFRLPACRREYIVFGGRTILSGITTLTPIDENTTELNHTTYWTIRGFKPLVEPIIQYFVRVFLGQDATIAQMQAEVLKYKPDLIMTIKDVGTPGNWYFQLKRNWNYAAAKGIPFVNPIKEKVLKWRT; encoded by the coding sequence ATGAGCCCTAATTTCACATACAGCACGCAGATGTCGTCGTTCGTGGCGCCACCTGTCAACGATGAGACGTCCGCCAAACAAGATGTCTTACCGGTTGGCTTAACGTATGTCGATCACATGTGGTATTTCGCGCTATCCGGAAAGGCCCTTAAGCCAGGCAAAATGACTGCCAAAGTAATGCTCGGTCAACCAATACTTATTGGTCGCGATCGTGACGGCAAAGTGTTTGCCATGAAAGACATTTGCCCGCACCAGGCTGTACCTTTATCCAAAGGTCGCTTTGATGGTTGCGAAGTCGAGTGTTGCTTCCACGGCTGGAAATTTGATACTGAAGGTGTCTGCACAGAAATTCCTTCACTTGTTGAAGGTCAATCAATCAACTTGTGCAAGATAGCCACCCAGGCATATCCGTGCAGAGAAGTGCAGGGTAATATCTGGGTCTACTTCGGCAAGCACAAAGAAAATACACCGGAAGTTCCAAGTGCTCCAGGACTAGATGGAATTTCCTATGATCAGACAACAACTACACTTTATTTGCCCACGCATATTGATTATGCCGCCGCGGCGTTAATTGATACGGCTCATGTTCCATACGTGCACAATGCCTGGTGGTGGCGTTCCGCTCGCGTGCTCAAAGAAAAGACAAAGACTTATGTACCTGAAGGTACCGGCTGGACAATGGTGCGCCACAAGCCATCTAAGCACTCAATGATTTTCAAACTAATAGGCGATTATATCGAAACTGAAATTAGTTTCCGTCTGCCTGCCTGCCGCCGTGAATACATTGTCTTTGGTGGACGCACAATACTTTCCGGCATCACAACGTTGACTCCTATTGATGAAAACACAACGGAGTTAAACCACACAACCTACTGGACAATTAGAGGATTCAAACCACTTGTTGAACCAATAATTCAATATTTCGTCCGCGTGTTTTTAGGACAAGATGCCACCATTGCCCAAATGCAAGCTGAAGTCTTGAAGTACAAACCGGATTTGATCATGACCATCAAAGATGTGGGCACGCCGGGCAACTGGTATTTCCAACTCAAAAGAAATTGGAACTACGCTGCCGCCAAAGGCATTCCGTTCGTAAATCCGATCAAAGAGAAAGTCTTAAAGTGGCGGACATGA
- the nusB gene encoding transcription antitermination factor NusB, producing MSSRRLARELAIITLPQLPKDEAKLDQLELDFLVSKAVQMLCDYAKQNLADANALLVKADKELNEIEIEHSDNAKNVDELESVPLTTGQLRKQLELIERSLHLASEALDIPEIATHSAHIIKEVNCKKCKVTLEVPIQKTSESDVLSFFRQLITTYMEHREQIDEFLKQIKAKWRLDRMISIDRDILRLACAELFFMPDVPVKVAINEAIELTHRFADDRAAKFINGVLADLSETAGQYRTTGEFTLQEEAATHSSDK from the coding sequence ATGTCATCCCGCCGCCTAGCTCGCGAACTAGCGATTATTACATTGCCCCAGTTGCCCAAAGATGAGGCAAAACTGGATCAGTTGGAATTGGACTTTTTGGTGTCCAAAGCCGTGCAAATGCTTTGCGACTATGCCAAGCAAAATTTGGCTGACGCCAATGCTTTACTGGTGAAGGCCGACAAAGAACTCAACGAAATTGAAATTGAACACAGCGACAATGCTAAAAATGTAGACGAATTGGAATCAGTTCCACTGACGACCGGTCAGTTGCGCAAACAACTTGAATTGATTGAGAGATCTCTTCATCTTGCTTCGGAAGCTTTGGATATTCCTGAGATTGCTACACATAGCGCGCACATCATCAAAGAAGTAAATTGCAAAAAATGCAAAGTCACGTTGGAAGTACCGATTCAAAAAACAAGTGAGTCGGATGTACTTTCGTTCTTCCGTCAACTAATAACCACTTACATGGAACATCGTGAGCAAATTGACGAATTCCTCAAGCAAATTAAAGCGAAGTGGCGTTTGGACAGAATGATCTCCATCGACCGCGATATCCTTCGCCTGGCTTGTGCAGAGTTATTCTTCATGCCTGATGTACCAGTCAAAGTTGCTATCAACGAAGCCATTGAATTGACACATCGTTTCGCTGATGACAGAGCTGCGAAGTTTATCAATGGCGTGCTTGCCGATCTTTCTGAAACTGCTGGTCAATACAGAACCACCGGCGAATTCACGTTACAAGAAGAAGCAGCAACACATTCATCCGACAAATAG
- a CDS encoding Txe/YoeB family addiction module toxin: protein MKILFSETSWLHYLYWQENDPKRLARINDLIKDVQRSPFQGIGKPEPLKADLSGYWSRRIDREHRLVYKIQDDCILVAQCRYHY from the coding sequence GTGAAAATTCTCTTTAGCGAAACATCGTGGCTACATTATTTGTACTGGCAGGAAAATGATCCAAAACGCCTGGCACGAATCAATGACCTTATTAAGGACGTGCAGCGCAGCCCTTTCCAAGGCATAGGCAAGCCGGAACCTCTAAAAGCAGATCTGTCAGGCTACTGGTCTCGACGAATAGATCGAGAACATCGACTAGTCTACAAAATACAAGACGATTGCATTCTCGTTGCCCAGTGTCGCTATCATTACTAA
- a CDS encoding ACT domain-containing protein: protein MSKTIVLTGTGRDQVGIVARLTEALFELGCNLLDSSMTLLRGEFAIIVMVELPGEETLEALQAKLASIEKSLGLTIHVRELSEAELEPGDTPRNPYLISVYGADKPGIVAGITRVLANLGINISDVQTSSTKSETGDVFVMILEVEAPDNLSVNELTGILTKEGKALGVDVTVQPIEIMEL from the coding sequence GTGTCCAAAACAATAGTACTTACAGGTACAGGACGTGATCAGGTAGGTATAGTAGCCAGACTTACCGAAGCTCTCTTTGAACTCGGCTGCAACCTGCTTGACTCCAGCATGACTTTACTACGGGGCGAATTTGCCATTATCGTCATGGTCGAACTACCTGGTGAAGAAACACTTGAGGCATTGCAAGCGAAACTTGCCTCTATAGAAAAGTCGTTAGGATTAACCATCCACGTGCGCGAGTTAAGCGAAGCTGAATTAGAACCAGGTGATACTCCCAGAAACCCTTACTTGATTTCCGTCTATGGAGCCGATAAGCCGGGAATAGTCGCCGGCATTACGCGCGTGCTGGCCAACCTCGGCATCAATATTTCCGACGTGCAAACCTCATCCACAAAATCAGAAACAGGCGATGTATTTGTGATGATTCTGGAAGTCGAGGCGCCTGACAATCTTTCGGTCAATGAACTGACAGGCATTCTTACCAAAGAGGGAAAAGCCCTGGGAGTCGATGTAACCGTTCAACCGATTGAAATAATGGAATTGTAG
- a CDS encoding type II toxin-antitoxin system prevent-host-death family antitoxin → MEAISYTQVREKLAKTMDQVCENHAPIIITRQNAKPVVMLSLEDYEAMDETAYLLRSPANAKELLKSIKEIEKGKVKERKLLK, encoded by the coding sequence ATGGAAGCCATTTCGTATACGCAAGTCCGAGAGAAACTGGCCAAAACTATGGATCAAGTTTGCGAGAACCACGCTCCAATTATTATTACAAGACAGAATGCAAAGCCTGTAGTAATGCTCTCGCTCGAGGACTATGAGGCAATGGACGAAACAGCCTATCTCTTAAGAAGTCCGGCCAATGCCAAAGAACTGTTGAAGTCCATAAAAGAAATTGAAAAGGGTAAAGTTAAGGAGAGAAAACTCCTTAAGTGA
- the rsmD gene encoding 16S rRNA (guanine(966)-N(2))-methyltransferase RsmD: MRITAGIARGREINCPPGLEARPTASKIRQAFFNILRNKVDDARFLDLFAGSGLMGLEALSRGARELVAIDESRKMVKVIEDNLEKLNFQGQVIQADVRSFLDQLPKRGFDIIFADPPYKSRQSESVLHQVARRDILHDDGVLAIEHAREFKLPEESGDLVVYDRRDYGQTSISFYRRKQ; encoded by the coding sequence ATGCGAATTACGGCAGGTATAGCCAGGGGACGTGAAATAAACTGCCCACCGGGGCTGGAAGCCAGACCTACTGCCTCTAAGATTAGGCAGGCGTTTTTCAACATATTGCGTAACAAAGTAGATGACGCCCGTTTTCTGGACCTCTTTGCCGGTTCTGGTCTCATGGGGCTGGAGGCGCTTAGCCGAGGGGCCCGTGAACTCGTAGCCATTGATGAAAGCCGCAAGATGGTCAAAGTCATCGAAGATAACTTGGAGAAGCTCAACTTCCAAGGACAGGTCATTCAAGCCGACGTCCGAAGTTTTCTAGACCAATTACCCAAACGCGGCTTCGACATAATCTTTGCGGACCCGCCTTATAAGAGTCGGCAATCGGAGAGTGTTCTTCATCAAGTCGCGCGTCGAGATATTCTGCATGATGATGGTGTTCTTGCCATTGAACACGCAAGAGAATTCAAATTGCCGGAAGAATCTGGCGATCTAGTTGTCTATGACCGTCGAGACTACGGACAGACGTCGATTTCGTTTTATCGTCGCAAGCAATAG
- the def gene encoding peptide deformylase, producing MAVLPILTYPNALLKAVSEPVSVLDEQLLDFVEDLRETLYSHPGCVGIAAPQTGNLRRVIVIDAQRAKAGQDFNSGPLVMINPEINWQQGDVLAREGCLSLPHLTANVRRARNIRVSYMDSQGTQHSLETRDFEARVILHETDHLDGLLFLDRVSSLKTDVFRRKRY from the coding sequence ATGGCCGTCCTGCCCATACTTACTTATCCGAATGCTCTTTTAAAAGCTGTCTCTGAGCCGGTTTCGGTATTAGACGAACAACTACTCGACTTTGTTGAGGACTTACGTGAGACTTTATACAGTCATCCTGGTTGTGTTGGCATTGCCGCGCCACAAACTGGAAACCTAAGACGCGTGATTGTCATAGATGCACAAAGAGCGAAAGCAGGACAAGACTTCAACAGCGGTCCCCTCGTCATGATCAATCCGGAAATCAACTGGCAGCAAGGCGACGTGCTTGCCCGCGAAGGCTGCCTGAGTTTGCCTCATCTAACAGCCAATGTCAGACGAGCAAGAAATATTCGTGTAAGTTATATGGACAGTCAAGGCACACAACACTCATTAGAGACGCGAGACTTTGAAGCACGCGTAATTCTGCATGAAACTGATCATTTAGACGGGCTTTTATTTTTAGATCGCGTCAGTTCTTTAAAAACAGATGTCTTCAGGCGTAAGCGATATTAA
- a CDS encoding AMP-binding protein: protein MNKTLTEFIWQPSGKYMDCRVAEFMSKQGISDWRKLLERSSQDTEWFWQEALKYMEVSWFKPYSKLLDTSKGFAWAKWFVDGEINIYANCLDWHVKGETGESVVNRKPVGKDHMAIIWEADDGGLRKLTYGELDEMSSKVAASLVNMSVGAGDAVGVYMPMVPEVVAVLFGCLKIGAVPVPIFSGFGTEALSARLADAEAKVLFTADAGRRRGKIIPIKPDADEAAKAVPSLKHIVVLDHCGTKQNWTEGRDLKWEDAVLAQKPLAQTAKLPAEHPSMYLYTSGTTGKPKGTVHTHGGALAQIAKEVGFAFDTKADDVFFWVTDIGWMMGPWEMIGVTFWGGTMVLFEGAPNYPNPDRLWEMVDKHKVTMLGISPTAVRVIKPAGDEWVDKHDLSSLRLLGSTGEPWDEDSYMWFFNKVGGKRCPIINISGGTEIVGCHLQPLPIMPLKPCSLGAPALGMDADVFDESGNSIHDAIGHLVCKKPAPSMTKGFLKDPDRYLETYFSKFPGVWYHGDWAKVDKDGYWFLFGRSDDTLKVAGKRVGPGEVESILIEHPQVAEAAVIGVPHEIKGEGIVCFVVLTPNTQPSDEIIKQLKDLVAKKLGGPLKPEAVHVVRALPKTRSGKIVRGTIRRKYIGEPIGDLSSVENPDALDDIHRS from the coding sequence ATGAACAAAACTTTGACGGAATTCATCTGGCAGCCAAGCGGCAAATACATGGATTGTCGTGTAGCCGAATTCATGAGCAAGCAAGGTATTTCCGACTGGCGGAAGCTCCTAGAACGTTCAAGCCAAGATACCGAATGGTTCTGGCAGGAAGCCCTCAAATATATGGAAGTCTCCTGGTTTAAGCCCTACAGCAAACTGCTGGACACATCAAAAGGGTTTGCCTGGGCTAAGTGGTTTGTCGATGGTGAAATCAATATATATGCCAATTGTTTGGACTGGCATGTAAAAGGTGAAACTGGTGAGTCTGTTGTCAATCGCAAGCCTGTGGGCAAGGACCATATGGCGATTATTTGGGAAGCTGATGATGGCGGTCTGCGCAAACTTACCTATGGTGAACTCGATGAAATGTCATCGAAAGTTGCCGCATCATTGGTAAACATGTCTGTTGGTGCAGGCGACGCAGTCGGCGTCTACATGCCTATGGTGCCCGAAGTTGTGGCCGTATTATTTGGTTGTTTGAAAATTGGTGCAGTGCCGGTTCCTATTTTTAGTGGATTTGGTACAGAAGCGTTGTCGGCGCGATTAGCCGATGCTGAAGCAAAAGTTCTTTTTACAGCTGATGCGGGAAGACGTCGTGGAAAAATCATTCCAATTAAACCTGATGCGGATGAAGCTGCTAAGGCTGTTCCTAGTCTGAAACACATTGTCGTATTGGATCACTGTGGCACTAAACAAAATTGGACAGAAGGCAGGGACCTTAAGTGGGAAGATGCAGTCTTAGCGCAGAAACCGCTTGCGCAAACAGCAAAATTGCCGGCTGAGCACCCGTCTATGTATTTGTATACATCTGGAACAACTGGTAAACCGAAAGGCACAGTGCACACGCATGGTGGAGCGCTTGCGCAAATTGCCAAAGAAGTAGGTTTTGCTTTTGATACAAAAGCGGACGATGTATTTTTCTGGGTCACGGATATTGGTTGGATGATGGGACCCTGGGAAATGATAGGAGTTACTTTCTGGGGCGGCACGATGGTGCTGTTTGAAGGTGCACCGAATTATCCAAATCCTGACAGACTCTGGGAAATGGTGGACAAGCATAAAGTAACCATGCTCGGCATAAGCCCGACAGCCGTGCGCGTAATTAAGCCGGCTGGCGATGAGTGGGTGGACAAACACGATCTTTCCAGTTTGCGTTTGCTTGGATCAACAGGCGAACCGTGGGATGAAGACAGTTACATGTGGTTCTTCAACAAAGTAGGCGGCAAGCGTTGTCCGATTATCAATATTTCCGGTGGCACGGAAATTGTCGGCTGTCACTTACAACCTTTGCCAATCATGCCATTGAAACCATGTTCCCTAGGAGCGCCAGCATTAGGCATGGATGCAGATGTATTTGATGAATCAGGCAATAGTATTCATGACGCCATTGGGCATCTTGTATGCAAAAAGCCGGCGCCGTCCATGACCAAAGGCTTCTTGAAAGATCCGGATAGATATCTAGAAACCTATTTCAGCAAATTCCCTGGAGTCTGGTATCACGGTGACTGGGCTAAAGTGGACAAAGACGGTTACTGGTTCCTTTTCGGTCGCTCCGACGATACCCTTAAGGTAGCCGGTAAGCGCGTAGGTCCCGGTGAAGTAGAGTCAATTCTTATCGAGCATCCCCAAGTAGCAGAGGCTGCCGTCATTGGTGTGCCACACGAAATTAAGGGTGAAGGAATTGTCTGCTTCGTTGTTTTAACTCCCAATACACAGCCAAGTGATGAAATCATCAAACAGTTGAAAGATCTTGTTGCCAAAAAACTTGGCGGGCCACTGAAGCCGGAAGCGGTTCATGTCGTACGTGCATTGCCGAAGACACGTTCAGGCAAAATAGTTCGTGGAACTATTCGTCGAAAGTATATTGGTGAACCGATTGGCGATCTTTCATCAGTGGAAAATCCTGATGCCCTGGACGACATTCATCGCAGTTGA
- the ftsY gene encoding signal recognition particle-docking protein FtsY: MADEQTNQEQGKGWWGSTLGKLKSALSKTKEAVVDSVVEHPTAHEQTDFSQATEHVAAPVAAPPAPPRAIDYDYLEDLEEKLIKADLGLATVELMIGHLRTQAKQSGWTSHDVEKFLQKEFQTLLQAAPDCKLRIEDNKLNIILVVGVNGTGKTTSIGKLSWRFRSQGHKVLIAAGDTFRAAAESQLEIWSQRAEVDIVRLADGSDPGAVVFKAIQRAKEENYDILIVDTAGRLHNKSNLMAELKKIRGVVDKNAPDCNIESLLVIDASTGQNGMQQARVFTDICPLTGVILTKLDGTSKGGIVFSIARELKIPVKLIGLGEQIDDLRDFEPELFVEALFA, encoded by the coding sequence ATGGCTGACGAACAAACCAATCAAGAACAAGGCAAAGGCTGGTGGGGTTCCACCCTCGGCAAACTAAAATCCGCGCTTTCCAAAACGAAGGAAGCCGTAGTTGATTCTGTTGTTGAACATCCAACCGCTCACGAACAAACCGACTTTTCACAAGCCACCGAACATGTAGCGGCCCCAGTTGCAGCACCGCCCGCTCCTCCTCGTGCAATTGACTATGACTATCTGGAAGACCTCGAAGAGAAACTCATCAAAGCAGACTTGGGTCTTGCCACAGTTGAGCTGATGATTGGTCATCTACGTACTCAAGCAAAACAATCAGGCTGGACTTCACATGATGTAGAGAAGTTTCTGCAAAAGGAATTTCAAACTCTTCTGCAAGCTGCTCCTGATTGCAAACTCAGAATTGAAGATAACAAGCTCAATATCATTCTCGTAGTCGGTGTTAACGGCACAGGCAAGACAACCAGCATTGGCAAATTATCCTGGCGATTTAGATCACAAGGACACAAAGTCTTAATTGCTGCCGGCGACACATTCAGAGCTGCCGCCGAATCCCAATTGGAAATCTGGTCCCAAAGGGCCGAAGTAGATATAGTCCGCTTAGCAGACGGCTCTGATCCAGGCGCAGTAGTCTTCAAAGCAATACAACGCGCCAAAGAAGAAAACTACGACATTCTCATCGTTGATACTGCAGGTCGCTTGCATAACAAATCCAATTTAATGGCTGAATTGAAAAAGATAAGGGGCGTTGTCGACAAGAATGCTCCAGATTGCAATATCGAGTCGCTACTTGTTATTGACGCATCCACCGGACAAAACGGTATGCAACAAGCCCGCGTCTTCACAGACATATGCCCACTGACAGGTGTCATCTTAACCAAGCTTGACGGCACATCCAAAGGCGGCATCGTCTTCAGCATAGCCCGCGAACTAAAAATTCCAGTCAAACTAATTGGACTCGGCGAGCAAATAGATGACCTGCGTGACTTTGAGCCGGAATTGTTCGTTGAGGCGTTATTCGCCTAA
- a CDS encoding hydantoinase/oxoprolinase family protein codes for MPGIIRIGIDVGGTFTHAVAIDGLTLSILGKVKVKTTHKAEEGVAKGIIESLNKLLQQANIDPASVGFIAHSTTQATNALLEGDVAEVGVIGMGQGANSWLAKAATNIGKIELAKDKFLTTYHRFIDTSTPPTDAVVKQAINELISQGAKAIAISEAFSVDCPENEKRVLAMAQEMSLPATAGSDISQLYGLKVRTRTAIINASMLPKMMQTADMTESSVRQAGIKAPIMIMRSDGGVMDIEAMRKKPIQTMLSGPAAGVAAAMMYLHISDGIFLEIGGTSTDISAIRNGKALVKSAEVGGHRVYMRTLDVRTIGVAGGSMIRFKNNQITDVGPRSAHIAGLDYVSFANSLTEPRVHQIQPDAKDPNDYLAISDGDTKPAFCLTTTCASNLLNLVPQDDCAFGKPDQIKSAFNVFAKQLGKSAEETAREVLTQASKKVIPVVSQLIKDYKLDPELVTLVGGGGGAAALVPFTAQEMKLRHTLADNADVISAIGVALALVRETVERQIINPSNDDILRVRQEAQSAVEKMGADARSIEVHVEVDSRTNIVRATAYGATSTETSTNGKHSLSDEDKRILAAESMRVQNDAVIVEAKSEKFTAFAAPTINKRLFGLIRTKGNSLRLIDESGTIRLQIKKGIARETTASSAAEVVAQIGEDHANYGDAGKLVPRMLIAAGNKIIDLSGLLNLGQMQALAKIELELLPKDTKVLVIANLD; via the coding sequence ATGCCTGGCATAATTAGAATCGGCATTGACGTCGGCGGCACATTTACACATGCCGTAGCCATTGATGGTTTAACACTTTCCATTTTAGGAAAGGTGAAAGTGAAGACTACTCACAAGGCAGAAGAAGGTGTAGCTAAAGGTATTATCGAATCACTCAATAAACTTTTGCAGCAAGCTAATATTGATCCGGCATCTGTCGGCTTCATCGCTCACAGCACAACTCAGGCAACCAATGCACTTCTAGAAGGTGATGTTGCTGAAGTTGGTGTCATCGGAATGGGTCAAGGCGCCAATAGCTGGCTGGCAAAAGCAGCAACAAATATTGGCAAAATTGAACTAGCTAAAGACAAATTCCTTACCACTTATCACCGCTTCATCGATACATCTACTCCGCCAACTGATGCAGTCGTTAAACAAGCGATTAATGAGTTGATTTCACAAGGCGCTAAAGCCATTGCCATAAGCGAAGCATTTTCCGTCGATTGTCCTGAAAATGAAAAACGTGTATTGGCGATGGCGCAAGAGATGAGTCTACCAGCCACAGCTGGATCCGACATTAGCCAGCTTTACGGACTAAAGGTAAGGACCAGAACGGCAATTATTAACGCCTCAATGTTGCCGAAAATGATGCAGACAGCTGATATGACCGAGTCATCTGTTCGCCAGGCAGGCATCAAGGCGCCAATTATGATCATGCGTTCGGATGGCGGCGTCATGGATATTGAAGCCATGCGCAAAAAGCCGATTCAAACCATGCTTTCCGGTCCGGCTGCCGGCGTGGCGGCGGCAATGATGTATTTGCATATTTCAGATGGCATTTTCTTAGAGATTGGCGGCACCAGCACTGACATATCCGCAATTAGAAACGGCAAAGCATTGGTTAAATCAGCCGAAGTCGGCGGACACAGAGTCTATATGCGCACACTTGATGTACGAACAATAGGTGTTGCCGGTGGCTCAATGATTAGATTTAAGAACAACCAAATTACAGATGTCGGGCCACGTTCAGCACACATTGCCGGTCTCGATTACGTATCATTTGCAAATTCATTAACTGAACCAAGAGTTCATCAGATACAGCCAGATGCAAAAGATCCAAACGATTACCTAGCAATTTCTGATGGCGATACAAAACCGGCGTTTTGTCTAACCACAACATGCGCCAGCAATTTATTGAATTTAGTTCCCCAAGATGACTGCGCATTTGGAAAGCCAGATCAGATTAAATCGGCATTTAATGTCTTTGCCAAACAACTGGGCAAAAGCGCCGAAGAAACAGCTCGTGAAGTATTAACTCAAGCAAGCAAGAAAGTTATTCCAGTCGTTTCGCAATTAATCAAAGACTACAAACTGGACCCGGAACTGGTGACACTTGTCGGCGGCGGTGGCGGCGCTGCAGCGCTTGTGCCTTTTACAGCGCAAGAAATGAAGTTGCGCCATACTCTTGCAGACAATGCTGATGTAATTTCGGCAATTGGTGTAGCGCTTGCCCTTGTTAGAGAAACGGTTGAAAGACAAATTATTAATCCGAGCAATGATGATATTTTGCGCGTTCGCCAGGAAGCACAATCAGCTGTTGAGAAGATGGGCGCCGATGCGCGTTCTATCGAAGTGCACGTGGAAGTAGACAGCCGTACTAATATAGTGCGCGCCACTGCCTATGGGGCAACATCAACGGAGACCTCCACAAATGGGAAGCATTCATTGAGCGATGAAGATAAGCGAATTCTTGCAGCAGAGTCAATGCGTGTGCAGAACGATGCAGTTATCGTGGAAGCCAAAAGCGAAAAATTCACCGCATTTGCAGCGCCGACAATAAATAAACGTCTGTTTGGTTTGATAAGAACCAAAGGAAATTCATTGAGATTAATTGATGAATCGGGAACTATTCGTTTGCAAATCAAAAAAGGAATTGCTCGCGAAACAACTGCTTCTTCTGCTGCAGAAGTTGTCGCGCAAATTGGCGAAGACCATGCCAATTACGGTGATGCCGGTAAGCTTGTACCGAGAATGCTGATTGCCGCCGGCAACAAAATAATTGATTTGTCCGGATTGTTGAATCTGGGACAAATGCAAGCACTGGCCAAAATAGAACTTGAGCTTTTACCCAAAGACACCAAAGTCCTAGTAATTGCCAATTTGGATTAG